The genomic window CACTAAACCGGTTCGAATGGACGGCGATCCTGTCGCCCTTCATTCGAGGCGGAAAGATTTTGTCAATATGCCGCGGAGTCCAACACTCCTCGGAACCACGAGATAGGATCATGCCATTCGAGGGAGCCGGTCCCGCAGGCCCGGCCCCCGGCAGGTTCTTCGGGTGAGCGAATCCGTCGTCCGAGCAGGCGGGCCGGCTCACCCAAGGGGAGCATGGATGTCGGGCGAAGAGCGCAAGCAGGGCCCAAAGCCCACACAGCAAACTGAAACCACCCCCCAGGGGTTCACCGGTACCGTAAGCCTTGAGCTTACCGACCTCATTCAGATGCTGTGCCTCTCTCGTTCCGATTTGATCATCCGCGTGAAGTCACATAACGGTACAGGCATCATCTACGTCAAAGAAGGACAGGTCTATCACGCCCATACGGAATCACTCCAGGGCGAATCCGCTTTCTTCGAGATACTGAGATGGAAAGACGGACACTTTGAAATGATTCCTTTTCAGGAATCGGAAGTGAAATCCGTCAGCAAATCATGGGAGCACCTTCTCATCGAGGCCATGCGGCAGCGCGATGAGCTGCCCGGGGCCGGAGGAGGTTCCGCGGGTTTCCCGGACGGCCCGGGAGGTGCGACCCGCCAGGAAGACGACGATCTGGAATTTCGCATCGACAACATGTTCGATGAGCTCGAACAGGTTGCGAAGCAGGTGATGGAGGAGGAAGAGCGGGGAACGTCAACGAAAGCCCGGAGAGCGGCAGGAGACCCCGGAACGGCTCGGCCGCCGAAGGTCCTTATCGTCGACGACTCGCCTTTTTTTTCCAGGCAATTGAAGAAACTTCTCGAGGAGGAAGGGAGCATCGAGGTGGTGGGAACGGCGAAAAACGGCCGGGAATGCGTGGATTTTCTGGCGACGGAACCCGCTGTCGACCTCATCACCCTCGATGTCGAAATGCCCGTAATGCCCGGCGACACGGCGCTCAAGCACATCATGATCCGGCATCCCATACCGGTGCTTATTCTGAGCGCGTTTGAGGCGGGCTCGTTGAACAAGGTGTTTGAGTTTCTGCAATTGGGAGCGGTGGACTTTGCTGCCAAGCCCCGTGTCAAGGAAGACCTGGCAGCGTATTCCAAAAAGCTCCGGGAACTGGTCAAGGGCACGGCGCGCGCCCACGTTTCTCATTTCAGGCGTTGGAGAAGACGACAGGGGCCGGCCGTGCAGACGGAAGCGGGCATGCCCTCAGACAGGCTATTGATTGTTCTGGGGGCCGAGGGGGCTTATATGGACTGGTTTCGGCTTCCTTTGTCCAGGCTCGCCCGGAATGGGACGATCATCGGTCTGCAGAAGATATCCGACGCTTTGCTGGCCGAATTCTGCAAACTGATCGACCGGGAAACCGGATCGGAGACTGTGCCCATCGTGGATTCAATGAATATCTCCGGGGGACGTTTCTATCTCGGCAATGCCTGCCGAAAGGCCGGTCTGGAGTACTTGCCGGAATCCATGTCTCTGAAAGTGCAATTGGATCATCCGGGGGATGTCGACTGGCAGGAAGGAGTACTCTGCTGGTTGGATCAATTGGCCGTTCAGGCATCCGGCCGGATGAGCGTGTATTTTCTGTCCGCCGCTCAGACACTGCCGCGGCAGGCGATCGAGAGGCTCCTGGAAAAGGGCCTCCGGTTGATATTGCCTCCTCGGGATACGGCTATCTGCACTGAAATGTTGGACGCGATTCAGTCCATTTCAAGTCATTTTCCGGAACAAGTCCTGTGGGCGACACAGGAGAATCTAATGGAGGTTTGGTAAAAATGAACGTATTTTCCGATCATACGCGCACTTCGCCTGTCAGGACTCTCGTCGTGGACGACGCTCCCCTGATGCGCAAGGTCATCCAGGAGATATTGGCCAAGAATCGGGACATCGAAGTCGTGGGCACGGCGGTCCACGGCCAGGATTGCCTGGATAAGATCCCGCAGCTCAAACCCGAAGTCGTGACGCTCGACATCGATATGCCGGTCATGAACGGTATCACGGCCGTCAAGAACATCATGGTCCGGCACCAAATTCCGATCGTGATTATCAGTTCCCTGGTCCAGGACGGCTATTTTGCTTTCGAAGCGTTGCGGCTCGGGGTCATGGATTTTCTTCCCAAACCGTCCAAGGTCGTGAACACTGACTGGGCCAGCGAGGAGGAACTGGTCCGGATGCGCGTGCGCGCCGCCGCGGGAATGCAAGTGCATCGCATGCGAAGAGTGCGCAGGCACAAGAAATCCCCGGTCATCACCGATCACCGTCAAACGGCTCCTTCCTCGATCGTCGCCATGGGCACGACATTGGCCGGTCCGAACACGATCATGCACATAGTGACCCAGTTGAATCCCGAGTTCAGCGGGGCAGTGGTGGCCCTGCAGGAGATTCACCCGCGGATATTGGTCCCTTTTTGTTCTTATTTCAATGAGATCAGCCCGCTCGAAGTGGTTCCGGTAACCGATTCGGTCCCGCTCTGCCAGGGGAGGGTGTATCTCGGTTCCACCTTTCTGGGCCTGCGGATCGGCACATCCATCGAAAACCCCGACGAGCTCATGGTCTATGTGCCGCCGAACCCCGAGTTCCCCATCGATCAGCTCTTCGAGAGCGCGGCGTTTCAGTACAAGCACGGTGCCTGTGCAGTGCTGCTGACCGGAGTGGGCGTCGACGGCACGGAAGGCATGCGCGCAATCAAGGAGCAAGGTGGTCTGACGATAGCTCAGGACCACGAATGCTGCGTTTATCCGAATCTTGTGGAGAATGCCCTCCAGCACAACGTGGTCGACGCGCTCATGACCAACAAAGGCATTGCCGGGCGCCTCGAATCGTGGCTTCAGGACAAGTTCTGAACCTTGTCTCGCCGTGTAATGGAACAATCCTCGAGAGCCGATAACTATTGAGGCGCTCAGACCCTGATTTAGGTGTTGCAAATATGTGGGGAATGAAGCAGGTTAGTGCTGACCACGGTGAATCGACACCGGATGTCAGGCCCTTGACGCGCTCCGGATAGCGAGTTCGGTTGTCAAGCGGCGGATGGAATCTATTGTGTGGCTTCGTGAGAAGAGATACCTGAGCCCTCTGATGCATTGGCATCCTCACAGTATCTCAGTGCCGGCGCGGTGTTTTCGACTAGGGGGCAGACCATGAACCTTGTTCTTTCCGGGGAGTCCATTTCCAAGATCGAGGAGATCCTGGACAAGGAGCTTCTGAAAAACGGCGTCAAACACGCTTTCATTGTCGATGCTTCGGGAAACTTGATCACGGAACAGGGGGAGCTGGGAATAGAGGATCTTTTGCCCCTCGCCGCTTTGGCCGCAGCAAATTTCGGAGCCACCGAAAGGATGGCGAACATCATCGGTGAAAGGGATTTTACCCTATTGTTTCATAAGGGAAGAGAGTGTAATATCCATTTCTGCCGCATGAACCTGGACTTCATCCTTGTCACCATTTTCAACAATGATGTACCGGTGGGTTTGATCCGGCTCGGATCGAGCAGAGCGACCGAAAAAATGCTGCCCATGCTGACAGCCTAGAGGGAAACCCATGGCCTTCATCGACATGAAGCGAAAAGAGATCCAGTCAAAGCTCGTCTATTATGGTCCCGGCCGTGGCGGAAAGACAACCAACGTTTTGCATCTCTTCCGGACCATGTCCAAGCAGGTCTGCGGAAAGATGGTCACCATCGACACGCGTGGAGACAGGACTCTCTTCTTCGATTTCCTGCCGCTCTCTGTGGGCAAAATCATGGACCTGACCATTCGCATTCAGGTTTATACCGTGCCGGGACAGATCGTATACAGCGACACGCGCAAGCTCGTGCTCCGCGGCGTCGACGGCGTGGTTTTCGTGGCCGACGCGCTGAAGATTCAACAACAGCAGAACATCGAAAGCATCCGCGACCTCGCCGAGAACCTGAAGGGCGAGAAGCTTGACATACATTCTCTCCCCCTGGTGCTGCAATACAACAAGTTCGACTTGGCCGGAACGAGCATTCCCACCCTCTCCGTCGAGGAACTCGAATACGATCTGAACCGGGACCTGGGCGTGCCCTACTTCAAAGCCAGCGCCATCAAGGGAGTCGGTGTCTACGAGACGTTGAGGGAAGTCAGTAAAAGGATGATCAGAAACATCACGCAGAAGTTGCGTGAGGGACAGTACTGACAGCCGCCTCAGCCGTTACGTTTCATCGCATTCCCCTTCCCCCGCACGATTGTTTCCCGAGCCGGTCTTCAACCGAGCGATGCAGCCTCCCGCAAGAGGGGCGGCGCGCCTCTTGCGAAAACCTCACGCCCGCGCGTCGTGCCGGCCTGCGTTCAAGACCGTGACATTGGGCGGGAGGGCATAAAGCCCTCCCCTTGTAGGTTGGCTATGACGACAGGGGAAAGGGTATTGGGACCGTGGGCTGCGCTGCCGTGCATCCCACCCTGCACGACTCATACGAAGTTGCGCGCAAGATGGATCTTTTAAGCACAAAAGAGCGGGGGAATGATTCCCCCCGCACCCCCCAAGTTTCGGCCACACGCGCAAGCGCGTGAGGCCGAGCGCTCGGCGCTGTCGGCGACTGGCCGAAGGCCGCAGCAGCAGCGCCACACGGAGCCGCGAAGCGGCGAGGGGGGGGATACGTCCCCCACTCTTTTACAGTATCATTTTGAACGCACCTCGGCATTAGAAGGTGACCACTTTATATTCGGGGCTCGTCATCATCTTGACCAGAACCTGCGCACCGGAGATCTGCGCCCCTTTGATCAGTTCATCCGGTGAAATCAAGCGCTTGTCCGCACACGCCTTACAGACGTGAATGGGGCTCTTGTGCGCCACAAGTGAATCCAGCAGTTCCTTCATGCTTTCCCCGGTCGAGGACCGTATGCCTTCCGCCATCCCCAGTTGGGCCCAGTGAATGGCATCGTCGATCAGAAACACTTCGACGGGATTCCCTTGCTCCGCCGCAATGGAGGCAAACTGGAACGCGCGCGTGGCTCCGCCGGACTTCTCGAATCCCTTGCTGATGATGAAGAGCATCTTCTGCATGTTCGTTCCTTCCTATTCTGAAACAGGCGGTTGCCGGCAGGCGCCGAACCGCCGTCTCCGTGTCGTGCCGGCGCGCAGCCGGCCTTCTTCCCCGGTGGCAATCAATGCGATCCTCTACATCGAATGCAGGCGGACAAGAGTCCTGCAAACGAAGGAATTCCGCACCACCCGTCCCATAACATCCCGATAATACGAACGGAGCCAGGTCACCAGCGTGCAATCTGAATCACTCCCGCGGCTGCCTGTCCCGAGGCCGCCCGATCCCATTTCCTATGTTAATGCAGGAATCGGGTGATGCAATCCGCCCTCCCACGGACCAGAGACTACAATTCCATCACGGCGCCTGGTTCCGGAACGATCGCTTCGAGATCTTGCGCTTTTTGCACCAAATTCAGAATGGCCGGCCATTTCGTTTTTCTTTCATCCCTTTGAAAATGCACGAGTGCCAGCCGCCGGACACCGGCCTGCCGGGCAAACCCGATGCACTCCGACACCGTCCCGTGCCCCGGCGTGGGCTGGTCCAGGCGGAACGCTTCGTGAACCACCAAGGCGCAGCCTCTCGCCAGCTCCAGGGTGTCCACGGACGGCAGGCCGTCTCCGCTGTAAAATATCGCCTCGCTTCCGTCGTCTACCCGCACGCTCAAGTTGCGCTGTCCATGGCCCGATTCCGCAAAATTCCAGTCGAGTCCGGCAGCGTGCATCGTTTCGCCCGGAATTGCGGTATGAAACTCCAACGGATAGGTCAGCTTCGGCAGGAAATTTGGATAGGCGAGGTCCATGGAGCTCCGGATGAGCTGTTCGATGCCGGGCTGTCCGATGACAACAAGCGGCTTGGTGCGCCTCGTTTCCCAGAATCTTAGCAGCAAGGCGGGCGTCCCGAAAAAATGATCGCCGTGGAAATGAGAAACCCACAGCGCATCCAGATCGTCGGGGTTTTCGGTTTGAAGCCAGTATCGGGGCGGAACGGTAAAACCGCAATCCAGCATCACGGAGCACCGCCGTCCCCCCGTTCCGGTCTCGATCCAGAGCGACGTGTTCGGCAATATTGCGTCACAGGCTTCCCCCACCCCGAGAAAGGTTATCTTCATCGCGTCTTCCCTCCCGTTTCGTATCAGTTGGATACGTTCCTTTTTTCGGGGTTCCCGGGCAGTGTCCCCCACCGGCTTTTCCGCGAGAGCGCCGGGACGCAAAAGTGCCTGTCCCGGCGCAAGAACGCCTTCAGCCTTGACCCGGTGGGCATCAGGCCCAGCCAACACAGCCGGCAAGAACGCCCGGTTTGTCCTCCGGGCCGTCGCCGGAAAAAGAACGCGCCACCCGATGGCACAGCCTTGCCGCTCATCGTTGCGGACCGCAGTCGCCGCGATCAACGCACAGGCCAATAGAGGTCCTGCCGCCGGCAAATTGCGGTTGGAGCTCTCTTGCTGCACGGGCCTTTCCATTCCCTCGTTCGATCTTTCGTACCAGGAACGCCCAGGTGATCCATCCCAGCACCGCCATGGCAAGCATGAACAGCGAGTAAGAAATCCGCCAGTCCATTCCCTTCATCATCGCGCTGAATTCAGACATCCCGCCGATACTGGCGATGAGATTCAGCGGCAGGAAGACCACGTTGATCAGCGTCAGGTTTTTCAGCAGCACGTTCATGTTGTTGTTGACGACATTCCCCCGGGCGTCCATCAGGCCGGACAAAATCGATGAGTAGATCTCCGTTTGTTTGCGGCACTGGTCGTGTTCGATAATGATGTCGTCCATCGTCTCCTGTTCTTCCTCGGAGAAGCCGATCCGGTTCGCATTGGCTCGAAGCCTCTTCAGCACGACCGCATTCGATTCAAGCGCACTCAGATAGTAAATAAGGCTTTCACTCAGACCGAACATCTGGAGCAGATACCGGTTTTCCATGGAAAGGCTTAGCTTCCTTTCCAATTCGCCCGTCAGTTGCTTGATCACTTTGAGATGATCT from Syntrophobacter fumaroxidans MPOB includes these protein-coding regions:
- a CDS encoding magnesium transporter CorA family protein, with translation MKNQFEICQGGLVQSDSAAANILVYAAPGVAEKEELLKILQFDAHDLESALDPDEISRVEFNPEGIFIIWKRPNRASFEEMLKFEVSSVGVFLQPDRMTVIVNEDAPLFTAGKEFRDVTSLNNMLLRFLLHTTRHYLDHLKVIKQLTGELERKLSLSMENRYLLQMFGLSESLIYYLSALESNAVVLKRLRANANRIGFSEEEQETMDDIIIEHDQCRKQTEIYSSILSGLMDARGNVVNNNMNVLLKNLTLINVVFLPLNLIASIGGMSEFSAMMKGMDWRISYSLFMLAMAVLGWITWAFLVRKIERGNGKARAARELQPQFAGGRTSIGLCVDRGDCGPQR
- a CDS encoding roadblock/LC7 domain-containing protein; the encoded protein is MNLVLSGESISKIEEILDKELLKNGVKHAFIVDASGNLITEQGELGIEDLLPLAALAAANFGATERMANIIGERDFTLLFHKGRECNIHFCRMNLDFILVTIFNNDVPVGLIRLGSSRATEKMLPMLTA
- a CDS encoding MBL fold metallo-hydrolase — translated: MKITFLGVGEACDAILPNTSLWIETGTGGRRCSVMLDCGFTVPPRYWLQTENPDDLDALWVSHFHGDHFFGTPALLLRFWETRRTKPLVVIGQPGIEQLIRSSMDLAYPNFLPKLTYPLEFHTAIPGETMHAAGLDWNFAESGHGQRNLSVRVDDGSEAIFYSGDGLPSVDTLELARGCALVVHEAFRLDQPTPGHGTVSECIGFARQAGVRRLALVHFQRDERKTKWPAILNLVQKAQDLEAIVPEPGAVMEL
- a CDS encoding DsrE family protein, giving the protein MQKMLFIISKGFEKSGGATRAFQFASIAAEQGNPVEVFLIDDAIHWAQLGMAEGIRSSTGESMKELLDSLVAHKSPIHVCKACADKRLISPDELIKGAQISGAQVLVKMMTSPEYKVVTF
- a CDS encoding chemotaxis protein CheB codes for the protein MNVFSDHTRTSPVRTLVVDDAPLMRKVIQEILAKNRDIEVVGTAVHGQDCLDKIPQLKPEVVTLDIDMPVMNGITAVKNIMVRHQIPIVIISSLVQDGYFAFEALRLGVMDFLPKPSKVVNTDWASEEELVRMRVRAAAGMQVHRMRRVRRHKKSPVITDHRQTAPSSIVAMGTTLAGPNTIMHIVTQLNPEFSGAVVALQEIHPRILVPFCSYFNEISPLEVVPVTDSVPLCQGRVYLGSTFLGLRIGTSIENPDELMVYVPPNPEFPIDQLFESAAFQYKHGACAVLLTGVGVDGTEGMRAIKEQGGLTIAQDHECCVYPNLVENALQHNVVDALMTNKGIAGRLESWLQDKF
- a CDS encoding response regulator; amino-acid sequence: MSGEERKQGPKPTQQTETTPQGFTGTVSLELTDLIQMLCLSRSDLIIRVKSHNGTGIIYVKEGQVYHAHTESLQGESAFFEILRWKDGHFEMIPFQESEVKSVSKSWEHLLIEAMRQRDELPGAGGGSAGFPDGPGGATRQEDDDLEFRIDNMFDELEQVAKQVMEEEERGTSTKARRAAGDPGTARPPKVLIVDDSPFFSRQLKKLLEEEGSIEVVGTAKNGRECVDFLATEPAVDLITLDVEMPVMPGDTALKHIMIRHPIPVLILSAFEAGSLNKVFEFLQLGAVDFAAKPRVKEDLAAYSKKLRELVKGTARAHVSHFRRWRRRQGPAVQTEAGMPSDRLLIVLGAEGAYMDWFRLPLSRLARNGTIIGLQKISDALLAEFCKLIDRETGSETVPIVDSMNISGGRFYLGNACRKAGLEYLPESMSLKVQLDHPGDVDWQEGVLCWLDQLAVQASGRMSVYFLSAAQTLPRQAIERLLEKGLRLILPPRDTAICTEMLDAIQSISSHFPEQVLWATQENLMEVW
- a CDS encoding GTP-binding protein, whose product is MAFIDMKRKEIQSKLVYYGPGRGGKTTNVLHLFRTMSKQVCGKMVTIDTRGDRTLFFDFLPLSVGKIMDLTIRIQVYTVPGQIVYSDTRKLVLRGVDGVVFVADALKIQQQQNIESIRDLAENLKGEKLDIHSLPLVLQYNKFDLAGTSIPTLSVEELEYDLNRDLGVPYFKASAIKGVGVYETLREVSKRMIRNITQKLREGQY